A single Lolium perenne isolate Kyuss_39 chromosome 6, Kyuss_2.0, whole genome shotgun sequence DNA region contains:
- the LOC127309934 gene encoding uncharacterized protein: protein MRGRSRRPMMTRPLSFLRAMTTGHGMPSPPRMPNSLLGALIKKFWPGRYTPLSTVPGGPTKLATTWADYEDAPAVGFATAAEAVTTKFWCFYRVDPEHDTQARLTLRGACERLTPQQWYNQKFTSASAFWANKGKRVKKEYYVGNQPTEEWAMTIEEYMSVCPEWAEQHREAWEELIRARWLRQDEEFAAVSRRNMENRGTGGTHCAGNRDYTRFKGKKVAEAPPGVVLHDAQIYDMMRTKQKPNPALPQPQYYGNAKAAKEDYCDMVKSRHPEVDDPLSIPVDEESLVLSGHGRPHGRFPFLNKAVKPTHSTSYTRLKHTLTADNPQPRPRPARPPAYDPDFEAAFEACNEAYQQAAAQWNRQNTAYMSYISVSLNLSSRASR from the exons ATGCGAGGAAGGAGCCGAAGACCCATGATGACaaggcccttatcattccttcgagcgatga caactggacatgggatgccaagccccccccgcatgcctaacagcttgcttggggctctgattaagaagttctggcccggcagatacactccccttagcacggtccccggtggcccgacgaagctagccactacttgggcggactatgaggatgcccctgccgtaggcttcgcgacagctgctgaggctgtgaccaccaagttctgg tgcttctatcgtgtggacccggagcatgatacgcaggcgcgtctcactttgcgtggcgcttgcgagaggttgacaccgcagcagtggtacaaccaaaagttcaccagcgctagtgccttctgggctaacaagggtaagagggtcaagaaggagtactatgttggtaaccagcctacggaggaatgggcaatgaccattgaggagtacatgtcg gtttgtcccgagtgggccgagcagcatagggaggcatgggaggagctgattagggcgaggtggctcaggcaggatgaggagtttgcagccgtgtcgaggcgtaacatggagaaccgaggcaccggtggcacacactgcgcgggaaaccgcgactacacccgcttcaaggggaaaaag gtggccgaggcaccacctggggtggtgcttcatgatgcccagatatatgacatgatgcggacgaagcagaagcccaatcccgcattgcctcagccacagtactacggcaatgccaaggccgccaaggaggactactgcgacatggtcaagtctcgtcaccccgaggtggatgaccccttgagcattccggtcgacgaggagtcgttggtcctgtcggggcacgggcgtccgcatggccgtttcccctttctgaataaggcggtcaagcctacccactccacgagctacacgcgtctcaagcataccctcaccgccgacaacccccagcctcgtccacggcctgctcgtccacccgcctacgat cctgacttcgaggcggccttcgaagcctgcaatgaagcgtatcagcaggccgctgcccagtggaataGGCAGAATACGGCCTATATGTCGTATATATCAGTAAGTCTGAATCTTTCTTCTCGcgcaagtagatga